The Brassica napus cultivar Da-Ae chromosome C7, Da-Ae, whole genome shotgun sequence genome has a segment encoding these proteins:
- the LOC111209121 gene encoding protein MIZU-KUSSEI 1-like yields MAKPNSDDFASKRHNSFHWTRKVGSNENDDVSSHNPLPDSTKPLPKHNPSSSSSSTAITPKRKLQSFAVSRLRSVIASLSRARPGNSNSGLGSRVVGTLFGSRRGHVHFSVQKDPTSPPAFLIELATPISGLVKEMASGLVRIALECDKAKEEEKEEGDKGRRRHGGGDKTKVTVPRRLVEEPMWRTYCNGKKCGFATRRECGEKEKKVLKALEMVSMGAGVLPETEETSVGGGGDIMYMRAKFERIVGSRDSEAFYMMNPDSNGAPELSIYLLRI; encoded by the coding sequence ATGGCGAAACCAAACTCAGATGACTTCGCCTCCAAGAGACACAACAGCTTCCACTGGACACGAAAAGTCGGATCAAACGAAAACGACGACGTTTCTTCCCATAATCCTCTTCCCGACAGCACTAAACCGCTTCCCAAACACAACccttcctcttcatcttcctccaCTGCAATCACTCCCAAAAGAAAACTCCAATCTTTCGCCGTCTCTCGTCTCCGTTCAGTCATCGCTTCCCTCAGCAGAGCCCGACCCGGCAACAGCAACTCCGGACTCGGGTCACGGGTCGTGGGAACGCTTTTCGGATCACGCCGCGGACACGTGCATTTCTCAGTCCAGAAAGATCCGACTTCCCCTCCGGCGTTTTTAATCGAGCTCGCGACTCCAATCAGCGGACTGGTCAAGGAGATGGCTTCGGGACTCGTGAGGATCGCTCTGGAGTGCGACAAGGCCAaggaggaagagaaagaagagggaGATAAGGGAAGACGCCGTCACGGCGGAGGAGATAAGACCAAGGTTACGGTTCCACGGCGGTTGGTGGAGGAGCCGATGTGGAGGACTTACTGTAACGGGAAGAAGTGCGGGTTCGCGACGAGGAGGGAGTGCggtgagaaggagaagaaagttTTGAAGGCGCTTGAGATGGTTTCCATGGGCGCCGGAGTTTTGCCGGAGACGGAGGAGACATCCGTCGGCGGTGGTGGTGATATAATGTATATGAGGGCGAAGTTCGAGCGAATTGTGGGGTCGCGTGATTCGGAGGCTTTCTATATGATGAATCCTGACAGCAATGGAGCTCCTGAGCTCAGTATCTATCTACTCAGAATCTGA